From one Burkholderiales bacterium genomic stretch:
- a CDS encoding HlyD family efflux transporter periplasmic adaptor subunit, producing MQRPRAAFVAAALALAACSQQEVRTFPGYAQAQYVHVAAPLSGNLARLNVRRGERVRSGQTLFSLQVEEEARALREAQARVKAAQAQLRAARRGAQEAPMRGAEAELNAAKAALAQAQWRLELKTAKAPRDGVVVETAYTVGEWVEAGLAVIAILAPQDIKVRFLVPSHVAAALHHGQGVRLRCPGCGEVSAEIAYVSPLAEPATEGQGAQRLHFLVEARPAPEAALRLHPGQPVEVVL from the coding sequence ATGCAACGCCCGCGCGCCGCCTTTGTCGCCGCGGCGTTGGCTCTGGCCGCCTGTTCGCAGCAGGAAGTGCGGACTTTCCCCGGCTACGCCCAGGCGCAGTACGTGCACGTCGCCGCACCGCTCTCGGGCAACCTTGCCCGGCTCAACGTCAGACGCGGCGAGCGCGTGCGCTCTGGACAGACGCTGTTCTCGCTTCAGGTCGAAGAGGAGGCGCGCGCACTGCGCGAAGCGCAGGCCAGGGTGAAGGCGGCGCAAGCGCAGCTGCGGGCCGCGCGGCGCGGCGCGCAGGAAGCGCCGATGCGCGGCGCCGAGGCGGAACTCAACGCGGCCAAGGCGGCGCTCGCGCAGGCGCAGTGGCGTCTGGAGCTCAAGACGGCGAAAGCGCCGCGCGACGGCGTGGTGGTCGAGACCGCGTACACGGTGGGCGAATGGGTGGAGGCGGGCCTTGCGGTGATCGCCATCCTTGCCCCGCAGGACATCAAGGTGCGCTTCTTGGTGCCTTCACACGTTGCAGCGGCGCTGCACCATGGGCAGGGCGTGCGCCTGCGCTGCCCGGGGTGCGGGGAGGTCAGCGCCGAAATCGCCTACGTGTCGCCGCTCGCGGAGCCGGCCACCGAAGGGCAAGGCGCGCAACGCCTGCATTTCCTGGTCGAGGCGCGCCCGGCGCCGGAGGCGGCACTGAGGCTGCATCCCGGACAGCCGGTGGAAGTGGTGTTGTAG
- a CDS encoding efflux RND transporter periplasmic adaptor subunit, translating to MKQPPPRVASARPRLIWFCLALTATTLPGCSQESPAPPQPRAVNAVRVVMGARSAETAYSGDVRPRYESALGFRVSGKLVARLVDVGDTVEKGALLARLDPADQRLNAEAARSQFAAARADYEQAKADLARYAELLEKKFISQAEFDRRRTAYEVASARLEQARAQLSVTRNQAAYTELRADQAGVITAIEAEVGQVVAAGQVVARLAQTSEKEIEINVPENRLADLSSAAQIDITLWAVPGRTYRGRVREISPSADAVTRTYAARITVLDADATMKLGMTANVFLRGVGRSAAVELPASAVFKQGERVAVWVIDPVSKRVRAVAVEIGGYHEDRVSILSGLKDGELVVRAGVHKLFEGESVRVLDEGDV from the coding sequence ATGAAACAGCCGCCGCCGCGGGTCGCTTCGGCGCGCCCGCGGCTGATCTGGTTTTGCCTGGCGCTGACAGCGACGACACTGCCCGGTTGCTCGCAGGAGAGCCCAGCGCCGCCGCAGCCGCGCGCGGTCAACGCGGTACGCGTCGTGATGGGCGCGCGCAGCGCCGAGACGGCCTATTCGGGCGACGTGCGCCCGCGCTACGAGTCGGCACTCGGCTTTCGCGTTTCCGGCAAGCTCGTCGCGCGCCTGGTCGACGTGGGCGACACCGTGGAAAAGGGCGCGCTTCTCGCCCGCCTCGACCCGGCCGACCAGCGGCTAAACGCCGAGGCGGCGCGTTCCCAGTTCGCCGCCGCCCGCGCCGATTACGAGCAGGCCAAAGCCGATCTGGCGCGCTACGCCGAACTGCTCGAAAAGAAGTTCATCAGTCAGGCGGAGTTCGACCGCCGGCGCACGGCCTACGAGGTGGCCAGCGCGCGCCTGGAGCAGGCGCGGGCCCAACTCAGCGTCACGCGCAACCAAGCAGCCTACACCGAGCTGCGCGCCGATCAGGCGGGCGTCATCACCGCGATCGAAGCCGAGGTCGGGCAAGTCGTGGCTGCCGGCCAGGTGGTGGCACGCCTGGCACAAACCTCGGAAAAGGAAATCGAGATCAACGTTCCCGAGAACCGGCTCGCCGACCTGAGCAGCGCGGCGCAGATCGACATCACGCTGTGGGCTGTTCCGGGCCGGACCTACCGCGGGCGCGTGCGCGAAATCAGTCCGTCGGCGGATGCGGTGACGCGCACCTATGCCGCGCGCATCACGGTGCTCGACGCCGACGCGACGATGAAGCTGGGCATGACGGCCAACGTGTTCCTGCGCGGCGTGGGCCGGAGCGCCGCGGTCGAGTTGCCTGCCAGCGCCGTGTTCAAGCAGGGTGAACGCGTCGCGGTCTGGGTCATCGATCCGGTTTCGAAGCGGGTCCGAGCGGTTGCGGTCGAGATCGGCGGCTACCACGAGGACAGGGTCTCGATCCTCTCCGGCCTGAAGGACGGCGAGCTGGTGGTGCGCGCGGGCGTGCACAAGCTGTTCGAGGGCGAGAGCGTGCGAGTGCTCGACGAAGGCGACGTGTGA
- a CDS encoding efflux RND transporter permease subunit, whose product MSRFNLSEWALEHQSLVFFFMLALAGSGIYAYFRLGQAEDPDFTFKVMVVRTLWPGASPRDMEAQVTERIEKKLQETPYLDVVRSYSRSGESTLFVILKDSTPPRQVADVWYQVRKKIGDIRHTLPQGVLGPFFNDEFGDVYGNIYAFTADGYGYAELKDYVEEVRKEILRVPGVAKADLIGAQDEKIYVELSHRKLANLGIDPLAIFQVLQQQNAMTPAGSIDTLADRIYLRVSGSFDSVESIREIGITANGRLFRLGDIARVYRGYADPPELKVRYMGQEAIALAVSMAKGGDILQLGRDLDAAFERIRRGLPVGIEVHQYANQPAVVSRSVREFMKTLTEAIVIVLGVSFLSLGARTGLVVALSIPLVLAVTFLVMMLYGIDFQRISLGALIIALGLLVDDAIIAVEMMATKMEQGWERAKAASFAYTSTAFPMLTGTLITAAGFLPVGFAKSSAGEYTFSIFAVVTIALLVSWVVAVLFTPYLGYKLLPDFARARSRPTWFQRFVQAPLHRLSPRRIPAPQARAHDTQVYQRPFYRAFRRLVELCVTWRKTVIAITLAVFLVALFGFKFVQQQFFPSSNRPELMLDLWLPQGASFQATEREVRRMEKALERDPDVLSYVAYVGGGSPRFYLPIDQQLNHPNFAQVVLLTRDSRARERVAVRLERILETEFTLLRGRVNRLENGPPVGYPVQFRVSGSDVATLRRIANEIAGVMRANPHTDNVHLDWNEQTKTVRLEIDQNKARLIGVSSQGLSTVLNSILTGFGITQYRERDDLIEVLARAEAAERVDPGRLADINVPTASGKWVPLSQIARIEYGFEEGIIWRRNRQPTVTVRADLRGDIQAPVVSKQIEPMLEPIKAKLPQHYRIETGGAIEESAKGEQSIIAVMPVMILVVLTLLMIQLQSLQRTVMVLLTAPLGLIGVAFILLTWNVPFGFVANLGVIALFGMIMRNSVILVDQIERDIRDGRSRWEAVVEATVRRFRPIVLTAAAAVLAMIPLSRSEFWGPMAVAIMGGLISATLLTLLFLPALYAAWFRVRRSGPGAS is encoded by the coding sequence GTGAGCCGCTTCAATCTGTCGGAATGGGCTCTGGAGCACCAGTCGCTGGTGTTCTTCTTCATGCTCGCGCTGGCCGGCTCCGGCATCTATGCCTACTTCCGCCTGGGCCAGGCCGAAGATCCGGACTTCACCTTCAAGGTGATGGTGGTGCGCACGCTGTGGCCGGGCGCCAGCCCGCGCGACATGGAAGCGCAGGTCACCGAGCGCATCGAGAAGAAGCTGCAGGAGACCCCCTACCTGGACGTGGTGCGCAGCTATTCGCGCTCCGGGGAATCCACCCTCTTCGTGATCCTGAAGGATTCCACGCCGCCGCGACAAGTGGCTGACGTCTGGTACCAGGTGCGCAAGAAGATCGGCGACATCCGCCACACGCTTCCCCAGGGCGTGCTCGGCCCGTTCTTCAACGACGAGTTCGGCGACGTGTACGGCAACATCTACGCCTTCACCGCCGACGGCTACGGCTACGCGGAGCTGAAGGACTACGTGGAAGAGGTGCGCAAGGAGATCCTGCGGGTTCCCGGCGTGGCCAAGGCCGACCTGATCGGCGCGCAGGACGAGAAAATCTACGTCGAGCTTTCGCACCGCAAGCTGGCCAATCTCGGCATCGACCCGCTGGCCATCTTCCAGGTGTTGCAGCAGCAGAACGCGATGACGCCGGCCGGCAGCATCGACACGCTCGCCGACCGCATCTACTTGCGAGTGTCCGGAAGCTTCGATTCGGTGGAAAGCATCCGCGAGATCGGCATCACCGCCAACGGGCGCCTGTTCCGCCTGGGCGACATCGCGCGGGTGTACCGCGGCTACGCCGACCCGCCGGAGCTGAAGGTGCGCTACATGGGCCAGGAAGCAATCGCGCTCGCGGTGTCGATGGCCAAGGGCGGTGACATCCTGCAGCTCGGGCGCGACCTCGACGCGGCCTTCGAACGCATCCGGCGCGGGCTGCCGGTAGGCATCGAAGTGCATCAGTACGCCAATCAGCCCGCGGTGGTCAGCCGCTCGGTTCGCGAGTTCATGAAGACGTTGACCGAGGCGATCGTCATCGTCCTGGGCGTGAGCTTCCTCAGCCTGGGCGCGCGCACCGGCCTGGTGGTGGCGCTGTCCATTCCGCTGGTGCTGGCGGTGACCTTTCTGGTGATGATGCTCTACGGCATCGACTTCCAGCGCATCTCGCTCGGCGCACTGATCATCGCGCTCGGACTGCTGGTCGACGACGCGATCATCGCGGTGGAGATGATGGCCACCAAGATGGAGCAGGGGTGGGAGCGTGCCAAGGCCGCCAGCTTCGCCTACACGTCGACCGCGTTTCCCATGCTGACCGGCACGCTGATCACCGCCGCCGGCTTCCTGCCGGTGGGTTTTGCGAAATCCTCCGCCGGCGAATACACCTTCTCGATCTTCGCGGTGGTCACGATCGCGTTGCTGGTGTCCTGGGTGGTGGCCGTGCTGTTCACGCCCTACCTGGGCTACAAGCTGCTGCCCGACTTCGCGCGTGCCCGGAGCAGGCCGACCTGGTTCCAGCGTTTCGTGCAGGCGCCGCTGCACCGCCTGAGCCCGCGCCGGATTCCTGCGCCACAAGCGCGCGCGCATGACACGCAGGTCTACCAGCGGCCGTTCTACCGCGCTTTTCGCCGGCTGGTGGAGCTCTGCGTCACCTGGCGCAAGACCGTCATCGCGATCACGCTCGCGGTTTTCCTGGTGGCGTTGTTCGGCTTCAAGTTCGTCCAGCAGCAGTTCTTTCCCTCGTCCAACCGCCCCGAGCTGATGCTCGATCTGTGGCTGCCGCAGGGCGCCTCCTTCCAGGCTACGGAGCGCGAGGTGCGGCGCATGGAGAAAGCGCTCGAGCGCGACCCGGACGTGCTCAGCTACGTCGCCTACGTGGGCGGCGGCAGCCCGCGCTTCTACCTGCCGATCGATCAGCAGCTGAACCACCCCAACTTCGCGCAGGTCGTTTTGTTGACCCGCGACAGCCGGGCCCGCGAACGCGTGGCCGTGCGGCTCGAGCGCATTCTCGAAACCGAGTTCACGCTGCTGCGCGGGCGCGTCAACCGGCTGGAGAACGGTCCGCCGGTCGGCTACCCGGTGCAATTCCGCGTGAGCGGCAGCGACGTCGCGACGCTGCGGCGTATCGCCAACGAGATCGCCGGCGTCATGCGCGCCAATCCGCATACCGACAACGTGCACTTGGACTGGAACGAGCAAACCAAGACCGTGCGGCTCGAGATCGACCAGAACAAGGCGCGCCTGATCGGTGTGAGCTCGCAGGGGCTTTCCACCGTGCTCAACTCGATCCTGACCGGTTTCGGCATCACGCAGTACCGCGAGCGCGACGACCTGATCGAGGTGCTGGCCCGGGCCGAGGCGGCGGAGCGCGTCGATCCGGGCCGGCTGGCGGACATCAACGTGCCGACCGCCAGCGGCAAATGGGTCCCGCTGTCGCAGATCGCGCGCATCGAATACGGCTTCGAGGAAGGCATCATCTGGCGCCGCAACCGCCAGCCGACCGTGACGGTGCGCGCCGACCTGCGCGGCGACATCCAGGCCCCGGTCGTGTCGAAGCAGATCGAACCGATGCTCGAACCGATCAAGGCGAAGCTGCCGCAGCACTATCGGATCGAAACCGGCGGGGCGATCGAGGAAAGCGCCAAGGGCGAGCAGTCGATCATCGCCGTCATGCCGGTGATGATCCTGGTGGTGCTGACCCTGCTCATGATCCAGCTGCAGAGCCTGCAGCGCACCGTCATGGTGTTGCTGACCGCTCCGCTCGGCCTGATCGGCGTGGCGTTCATCCTGCTCACCTGGAATGTCCCGTTCGGCTTCGTCGCCAACCTCGGCGTGATCGCCCTGTTCGGCATGATCATGCGCAACTCCGTGATTCTCGTGGACCAGATCGAGCGCGACATCAGGGACGGGCGCTCGCGCTGGGAGGCCGTCGTGGAAGCCACGGTGCGGCGCTTCCGCCCCATCGTCCTGACCGCGGCCGCCGCCGTGCTGGCGATGATTCCGCTGTCGCGCAGCGAGTTCTGGGGCCCGATGGCGGTGGCGATCATGGGCGGCTTGATCTCCGCGACCTTGCTGACCCTGCTGTTCCTGCCCGCGCTGTACGCCGCATGGTTCCGGGTCCGGCGCAGCGGCCCTGGCGCGAGCTGA
- a CDS encoding AI-2E family transporter, which translates to MNRTTRTDQILGFGILFVLIAGCFLVLRPFLTDLLWAAVLAFSSWPVYTRLRDRLGGRRNLAALLVTAAMVLVVVGPFAIAANAIAQNADRLVQVAHRFFESALSGPPEWLARLPLIGTPLADYWRGLTEGGAAGLRELTPLARSALLAAGQAMGAGLLHLGLSVFLTFFLLRNGEAALARLMAVMERLAGARARRLIEVAGATVSSVVYGILGTALAQGLLAGIGFGIAGVPAAALLGLATFFLSIVPVGPPLVWMPAGIWLYVQGSPAWAVFVLVWGLVVVSGVDNVLKPMLISRGSHLPFVMVFLGVLGGAIAFGFIGVFLGPTLLAVGYRLLIEWTGGTRETSLAEGKPDRP; encoded by the coding sequence ATGAACCGGACCACGCGCACCGATCAGATTCTCGGGTTCGGCATCCTGTTCGTTCTGATCGCGGGCTGCTTCCTGGTCCTGCGCCCGTTTCTGACCGACCTGCTGTGGGCGGCGGTGCTGGCGTTTTCGAGCTGGCCGGTGTACACCCGCCTGCGCGACCGGCTGGGCGGGCGCCGCAACCTCGCTGCGCTGTTGGTGACCGCGGCGATGGTGCTCGTCGTGGTGGGGCCGTTCGCAATCGCAGCCAACGCGATCGCGCAAAACGCCGACCGACTGGTGCAGGTGGCACACCGCTTCTTCGAGAGCGCACTCTCCGGACCGCCCGAGTGGCTGGCGCGCCTGCCGCTGATCGGTACACCCCTGGCCGACTATTGGCGCGGTCTGACCGAAGGCGGCGCCGCCGGCCTGCGCGAACTGACGCCGCTGGCACGCTCGGCGCTGCTCGCCGCAGGACAGGCCATGGGTGCAGGGCTGTTGCATCTGGGGCTGAGCGTGTTCCTGACCTTCTTTCTGCTGCGCAACGGCGAGGCGGCGCTCGCACGCCTCATGGCGGTGATGGAGCGCCTGGCCGGCGCGCGCGCCCGGCGCCTCATCGAGGTCGCGGGTGCGACGGTCTCCAGCGTCGTGTACGGGATCCTGGGCACGGCGCTCGCGCAGGGTCTGCTCGCGGGGATCGGATTCGGGATCGCCGGCGTGCCGGCGGCGGCGCTGCTCGGGCTGGCGACGTTCTTCCTGTCGATCGTTCCGGTGGGGCCGCCGCTCGTCTGGATGCCGGCAGGGATCTGGCTCTACGTGCAGGGCTCGCCCGCCTGGGCGGTCTTCGTGCTGGTCTGGGGACTGGTTGTGGTCAGCGGCGTGGACAACGTGCTCAAGCCGATGTTGATCAGTCGCGGGAGCCACCTGCCGTTCGTCATGGTCTTTCTCGGCGTGCTGGGCGGTGCGATTGCGTTCGGATTCATCGGCGTCTTTCTCGGGCCGACGCTGCTCGCGGTCGGCTACCGCCTGCTGATCGAGTGGACCGGGGGCACGCGCGAAACCTCGCTCGCTGAAGGCAAGCCGGATCGGCCGTGA